A genomic segment from Flavobacterium inviolabile encodes:
- a CDS encoding MDR family MFS transporter produces the protein MEAAGEDNLVEYGFRRVIITITAVLCALLEIVDTTIVNVALNDMRGSLGATLTDVAWVITAYAIANVIVIPMTSWLSQQFGRRNYFAASIIIFTVSSFLCGNATNIWELVAFRFIQGMGGGALLVTAQTIITESYPVAKRGMAQAIYGMGVIVGPTLGPPLGGYLVDNFSWPYIFYINIPLGIIATVLTLSFVKSPKYGEKLKASQVDWWGIVFLASFIGSLQFVLEHGQQDDWFADNLIVTLSIVSFFGLLLFIWRQLTYKHPIVNLRVLQDRNLRVGTIMCFILGFGLYGSTFIIPIYTQSVLGWTATDAGLLLIPSSIMTGIMMPIIGKLIQRGVPQSYMVAVGFMLFFGFTFWMHNVITPDTGTEHMFWPLILRGVGLGLLFVPITTLALSTLKGKSIGEGAAFTGMMRQLGGSFGIAIITTFIARFTQGHRVDLIANLDGAKFEVQQRIQQLQAGFMSKGFSSSEALNKAHQAIDYSVMKQATVLSYMDVFMYLGILFLVCVPFVLLIRKGSGKVDMSNVH, from the coding sequence ATGGAAGCAGCAGGAGAAGATAATTTAGTAGAATATGGCTTTAGAAGAGTCATTATCACAATCACTGCCGTACTTTGTGCGCTGCTGGAGATTGTCGATACTACTATCGTAAACGTAGCCCTAAACGACATGAGAGGAAGTTTAGGGGCAACTCTGACCGATGTTGCCTGGGTAATTACCGCTTATGCCATTGCTAACGTAATCGTTATTCCAATGACCAGCTGGTTGTCCCAGCAATTCGGACGCAGAAACTATTTCGCCGCATCCATTATTATCTTTACCGTTTCCTCTTTCCTTTGTGGTAATGCGACTAATATCTGGGAGCTTGTTGCTTTCCGTTTCATCCAGGGTATGGGTGGTGGTGCGCTGCTAGTAACAGCACAAACCATTATTACGGAGAGTTATCCCGTTGCAAAACGAGGAATGGCACAGGCTATTTATGGAATGGGTGTGATTGTAGGGCCAACATTAGGTCCGCCGTTAGGAGGTTATTTAGTGGATAATTTTTCATGGCCGTATATTTTCTATATCAATATTCCGTTGGGAATCATTGCTACCGTATTGACCCTTTCATTCGTGAAAAGCCCTAAATATGGTGAGAAACTAAAAGCCAGCCAGGTAGACTGGTGGGGAATTGTATTTCTGGCCTCTTTTATCGGTTCGCTTCAGTTTGTACTAGAACACGGACAACAGGATGACTGGTTTGCCGATAATCTGATTGTTACATTAAGTATTGTATCGTTCTTTGGATTGCTTTTATTTATCTGGCGACAGTTAACCTACAAACATCCTATTGTTAATTTAAGAGTACTGCAGGATCGTAATTTGCGTGTGGGAACCATCATGTGTTTTATATTAGGTTTCGGATTATACGGTTCCACCTTTATCATTCCGATCTATACCCAGTCTGTACTGGGATGGACGGCAACCGATGCCGGATTATTACTGATTCCGAGTTCGATCATGACCGGGATTATGATGCCGATTATCGGTAAGCTGATTCAGCGTGGTGTACCGCAATCCTATATGGTTGCTGTTGGTTTTATGTTATTCTTTGGTTTTACCTTCTGGATGCATAATGTTATCACTCCCGATACCGGAACGGAACACATGTTCTGGCCATTGATATTGCGTGGTGTTGGTTTAGGTTTACTGTTTGTTCCGATTACCACTCTGGCACTTTCCACACTTAAAGGGAAAAGCATTGGTGAAGGAGCCGCTTTTACCGGAATGATGCGACAATTGGGCGGTTCATTCGGTATTGCCATTATAACCACTTTTATTGCCCGCTTTACACAAGGACACCGCGTGGATTTAATTGCCAACCTGGATGGTGCCAAATTTGAAGTACAGCAACGTATTCAGCAATTACAGGCCGGATTCATGTCCAAAGGATTCAGCAGCAGTGAAGCGCTTAACAAAGCACATCAGGCTATTGATTATTCCGTTATGAAACAGGCGACTGTATTATCCTATATGGACGTATTTATGTATCTGGGCATCCTGTTTCTGGTTTGTGTACCCTTTGTACTCTTAATCCGAAAAGGTTCCGGAAAAGTAGACATGTCAAATGTTCACTAA
- a CDS encoding HlyD family secretion protein has product MEKKPSNKKFIIILGSLVVLGTVYGIFKYMHAQAHEETDDAQIEKNMNPIIPRVSGYVAKVYVKDNDFVKKGDTLFVIDNKDYLVKVEEAKAALTSAESSLEVSKADVSASAANISISDATIQSNVGNIDAAKIRYGRAKNDFERYENLYKNHSITKQQYEQALAAKQEAEKEVEVLQQQRNASAHQRDAVVSKTTVANKQTSVAAANIKRAQAVLDAAALNLGYTVVTAAIDGQVSSIDIQPGQMVQPGQALFYIINNQETWVVANFKETQLNKMRAGQKVIIEVDAYPDYKFEGEINSFSPATGARFSILPPDNATGNFVKTIQRLPVKIKLTGNNDAEKVKLLRPGMNVEVDVHIK; this is encoded by the coding sequence ATGGAAAAGAAACCATCTAATAAAAAATTCATAATCATTCTGGGTTCCTTAGTTGTTTTAGGAACAGTTTACGGAATCTTTAAATATATGCATGCACAGGCTCACGAAGAAACTGATGATGCTCAAATTGAAAAAAACATGAACCCTATTATACCAAGAGTATCGGGTTATGTAGCCAAAGTTTATGTAAAAGACAATGACTTTGTAAAAAAAGGAGATACTTTATTTGTAATTGACAATAAAGATTATTTAGTAAAAGTGGAAGAAGCCAAAGCGGCATTAACGAGTGCTGAAAGTTCTTTGGAAGTAAGCAAAGCCGATGTTAGTGCTTCTGCTGCCAATATTTCTATTTCCGATGCGACAATCCAGTCGAATGTAGGAAACATTGATGCTGCTAAAATCCGTTACGGAAGAGCGAAAAACGATTTCGAGCGTTACGAGAATCTTTACAAAAATCATTCGATAACAAAACAACAGTATGAGCAGGCTTTAGCGGCCAAACAAGAGGCCGAAAAAGAAGTTGAAGTTTTACAACAGCAACGTAATGCCAGCGCACACCAACGTGATGCTGTGGTTTCTAAAACAACTGTTGCCAACAAACAGACTTCTGTTGCCGCAGCCAACATTAAAAGAGCACAGGCGGTTCTTGATGCTGCAGCCTTAAATTTAGGTTACACTGTAGTTACAGCAGCTATTGACGGACAGGTTTCAAGCATTGATATCCAGCCGGGACAAATGGTACAACCGGGACAGGCATTGTTCTATATCATTAACAACCAGGAAACCTGGGTTGTGGCTAATTTTAAAGAAACACAGCTTAACAAAATGAGAGCCGGACAAAAAGTAATCATTGAAGTAGATGCCTACCCTGATTATAAATTTGAAGGGGAAATCAATTCATTTTCACCGGCTACCGGAGCCCGTTTTTCAATCCTGCCTCCGGATAATGCTACCGGAAACTTTGTAAAAACCATTCAGCGTTTACCTGTAAAAATCAAATTAACAGGAAATAACGATGCCGAAAAAGTAAAATTATTACGTCCGGGAATGAACGTAGAAGTGGACGTACATATAAAATAA
- a CDS encoding TolC family protein translates to MKNSSIWLGAFFLFGVFTSEAQEKKKMSLDEAIQLAMTQSTEAKLADTKVATKEFEMQTVKNRQYPDLKISGQYQRLTNADVKLKLGGSGEESGAAPKVNQLMLGQASASLPLFAGFKIQNNIKAAENLYQAEQYTAKNTKEQLALDVVKLYVNLFKAQESTSLIAENIKSAEQRVKDFTAMEQNGLIARNDLLKAQLQVSNYKIALEEAKKNVSTVNYQLITLLKLAEGTQVVPNEAVFEKNASFNASVDEALAGRNDLEAMRSQHKAAETNVKVAKGSYYPSISLMGGYIALDLQNVMTVTNAMNFGVGVSYDLSSIFKNGKEVKAAKSKAHEAEQAVEIMTDRVKVETQQANENYQLAIKQNKVYQEAVEQATENYRIVKDKYDNGLSDTNDLLEADVEQLQSKINLAFSKANSIEKYYDALAASGKLTATATLTKN, encoded by the coding sequence ATGAAGAATAGTTCCATCTGGTTGGGAGCCTTCTTCCTTTTTGGCGTTTTCACTTCTGAAGCTCAGGAGAAAAAGAAAATGTCATTGGATGAAGCGATACAACTGGCTATGACACAAAGTACCGAAGCAAAATTAGCCGACACCAAAGTCGCTACAAAGGAATTTGAAATGCAAACGGTCAAAAATCGTCAGTACCCTGATTTAAAAATCAGCGGTCAATACCAACGATTAACGAACGCCGACGTCAAGCTAAAACTTGGAGGAAGCGGAGAAGAATCGGGAGCTGCACCAAAAGTGAATCAGTTAATGTTAGGACAAGCTAGTGCTTCCCTACCCCTTTTTGCCGGATTTAAAATCCAGAACAACATCAAAGCTGCAGAAAACCTTTATCAGGCGGAGCAATATACTGCTAAGAATACAAAAGAGCAGCTGGCACTGGATGTTGTAAAATTGTATGTAAACCTTTTTAAAGCGCAGGAAAGCACATCTTTAATTGCCGAAAACATTAAAAGTGCCGAGCAACGTGTAAAAGATTTTACAGCAATGGAACAAAACGGACTGATTGCCCGTAATGATTTATTAAAAGCACAATTACAGGTTTCGAACTACAAAATTGCCCTGGAAGAAGCGAAAAAGAATGTCAGCACAGTGAATTATCAGCTGATCACACTTTTAAAATTGGCCGAAGGCACACAAGTTGTTCCGAATGAAGCGGTTTTTGAAAAAAATGCTTCTTTTAACGCGAGTGTGGACGAAGCTTTAGCCGGAAGAAATGACCTTGAAGCCATGCGTTCGCAACACAAAGCTGCCGAAACGAATGTTAAGGTTGCCAAAGGGAGCTACTACCCTTCTATTTCACTGATGGGCGGCTATATTGCTTTGGATCTGCAAAATGTGATGACGGTAACCAATGCGATGAATTTTGGTGTTGGTGTTTCCTATGACTTGTCTTCTATTTTCAAAAACGGAAAAGAAGTAAAAGCCGCCAAAAGCAAAGCGCATGAGGCAGAACAGGCTGTAGAGATCATGACCGACCGCGTAAAAGTGGAAACACAACAGGCAAATGAAAACTACCAGCTGGCAATCAAACAAAACAAAGTATACCAGGAAGCCGTAGAACAGGCTACCGAAAATTACCGTATTGTAAAAGACAAATACGACAACGGTCTTTCGGATACCAATGATTTGCTGGAAGCCGATGTAGAACAGCTGCAATCCAAAATAAACCTGGCCTTTTCGAAAGCCAACAGTATTGAAAAATACTATGATGCTTTAGCAGCCAGCGGAAAATTAACAGCAACAGCAACCCTTACCAAAAACTAA
- a CDS encoding TetR/AcrR family transcriptional regulator: MMSDFNDKQQEILSVAERLFSEHGFDGTSVRDIAKEANINVAMISYYFGSKEKLLEALIIGRIAGLRLQIENLYKEALTPFEKIDKLIELYITRINKNKGMYQIIHFEISSKKREINCESFNEVKRYNLEALKDIIREGQDLGQFKKDINVTLIPPTIMGAYFHFQMNKTFYAELLGLDTDDKYDHYIKNDLTKHIQKTIKALLTYEE, from the coding sequence ATGATGTCAGATTTTAACGATAAACAACAGGAGATTCTGTCGGTAGCAGAACGGTTGTTTTCCGAACATGGTTTTGACGGCACTTCCGTCAGAGACATTGCCAAAGAAGCGAACATTAACGTTGCCATGATATCTTACTATTTTGGCTCCAAAGAAAAACTACTGGAAGCTTTAATCATTGGAAGAATAGCAGGCCTGCGTCTGCAAATCGAAAACCTGTATAAAGAAGCACTTACTCCTTTTGAAAAGATTGACAAGCTGATCGAGCTATACATTACCCGCATCAATAAAAATAAAGGGATGTATCAGATCATTCACTTTGAGATCAGCTCGAAGAAACGGGAAATTAACTGCGAATCCTTTAATGAGGTTAAACGATACAATCTTGAAGCGCTAAAAGACATTATCAGAGAAGGTCAGGATTTAGGACAGTTTAAAAAGGATATTAATGTTACCCTGATTCCTCCAACCATCATGGGTGCCTATTTTCATTTCCAGATGAATAAAACTTTTTATGCCGAACTATTAGGCCTTGACACCGATGATAAATACGACCACTACATCAAAAATGATTTAACAAAACACATTCAGAAAACAATTAAAGCACTTTTAACCTATGAAGAATAG
- the trpA gene encoding tryptophan synthase subunit alpha — translation MNRINIKLQEDKKILSIYFTAGYPNRNDTVSIIENLEKSGVDMIEIGLPFSDPLADGPTIQASSTQALENGMTTNLLFEQLKDIRKTVHIPLLIMGYFNPILQYGVEKFCEKCAEIGIDGLIIPDLPVTVFDQDYKAVFEKNGLINIFLITPQTSVERIEYIDSISNGFIYMVSSASVTGSQNAFGTEQKDYFERIARMKLKNPQIVGFGISNSETFSEAVRHQKGAIIGSAFVNYLNHNKIDSIESFIKSII, via the coding sequence ATGAATCGCATCAATATAAAACTTCAGGAAGACAAAAAAATATTGTCTATATACTTTACAGCGGGTTATCCGAATCGCAACGACACTGTTTCCATTATTGAAAATCTGGAAAAAAGTGGTGTTGACATGATTGAAATCGGATTGCCTTTTAGTGATCCCTTAGCCGACGGGCCAACAATTCAAGCCAGTTCCACACAGGCACTGGAAAACGGCATGACAACCAATTTACTGTTTGAACAGCTAAAAGACATTCGGAAAACAGTACATATTCCGTTATTGATTATGGGCTATTTCAATCCTATTCTGCAATATGGCGTTGAAAAATTCTGTGAAAAATGTGCCGAAATCGGCATTGACGGTTTGATCATTCCGGATCTTCCGGTGACCGTTTTTGATCAGGATTACAAAGCCGTTTTCGAGAAAAACGGACTGATCAATATTTTTTTAATAACACCTCAAACGTCGGTTGAACGCATCGAATACATCGACAGTATTTCAAACGGATTTATTTATATGGTGAGCAGTGCCAGTGTAACCGGAAGCCAGAATGCTTTTGGCACGGAACAAAAAGATTACTTTGAAAGGATTGCCAGAATGAAGTTGAAAAATCCGCAGATTGTCGGTTTCGGAATCAGTAATTCAGAAACGTTTTCGGAGGCTGTCAGGCATCAAAAAGGTGCCATTATAGGCAGTGCTTTCGTCAATTACCTTAACCATAATAAAATAGACAGCATTGAAAGTTTTATTAAAAGTATCATTTAA
- the trpB gene encoding tryptophan synthase subunit beta, with protein MKTTYQADEQGYYGEFGGAFIPEMLYPNVAELREKYLSIIQESSFREELQQLLSDYVGRPTPLYFAERLSQQYKTKVYLKREDLCHTGAHKINNTIGQILLAKRLGKTRIIAETGAGQHGVATATVCALMGLECIVYMGEIDIERQAPNVARMKMLGAEVRPAKSGSRTLKDATNEAIRDWINNPVDTYYIIGSVVGPHPYPDMVARFQSIISAEIKKQLFEKEGTENPDYVIACVGGGSNAAGAFYHFLADEKVKLIAVEAAGKGINSGESAATSALGKTGIIHGSKTLLMQSEDGQITEPYSISAGLDYPGVGPLHAHLFKSGRAAFVAVTDDEAMQSGLNLCKTEGIIPAIESAHALAVLEQQQFKEDDIVVINLSGRGDKDLNTYIGYFGY; from the coding sequence ATGAAAACAACATATCAGGCAGACGAACAGGGTTATTATGGTGAATTTGGCGGAGCTTTCATACCGGAAATGCTATACCCGAATGTAGCCGAATTACGGGAAAAATACCTGTCGATTATTCAGGAATCTTCTTTTCGCGAAGAATTACAGCAATTACTGAGTGACTATGTAGGCCGTCCTACGCCTTTGTATTTTGCCGAACGGTTATCACAGCAATACAAAACAAAGGTATATTTGAAAAGAGAGGATTTATGCCATACCGGTGCACATAAAATAAACAATACGATCGGGCAGATTTTATTAGCCAAACGATTGGGCAAAACCAGGATCATAGCCGAAACCGGAGCCGGACAGCATGGTGTTGCCACCGCTACCGTTTGTGCTTTAATGGGACTGGAATGTATTGTTTATATGGGAGAAATCGACATTGAACGCCAGGCACCGAATGTAGCACGGATGAAAATGCTCGGTGCCGAAGTACGTCCGGCTAAATCCGGTTCCAGGACCCTTAAAGATGCTACTAATGAAGCGATCCGTGACTGGATCAATAATCCTGTTGACACTTATTATATCATCGGTTCGGTTGTGGGGCCACATCCGTATCCGGACATGGTTGCCCGTTTTCAGAGCATTATTTCGGCGGAAATCAAAAAGCAGTTATTCGAAAAGGAAGGCACGGAAAACCCGGATTATGTAATTGCCTGCGTTGGCGGCGGCAGTAATGCAGCCGGTGCTTTTTATCACTTTTTAGCCGATGAAAAGGTTAAATTAATTGCTGTGGAAGCGGCCGGAAAAGGGATCAACTCCGGAGAAAGTGCTGCAACTTCCGCTTTAGGTAAAACCGGTATTATACACGGTAGCAAAACGTTACTGATGCAATCTGAAGACGGACAAATCACGGAACCCTATTCTATTTCAGCCGGGTTGGATTATCCCGGCGTCGGTCCGTTGCATGCCCATTTGTTTAAAAGCGGCCGCGCAGCATTTGTCGCGGTAACCGATGATGAAGCCATGCAATCCGGATTGAATTTGTGTAAAACGGAAGGTATTATTCCGGCAATTGAAAGTGCCCACGCCCTTGCCGTTTTGGAACAGCAACAGTTTAAAGAAGACGATATCGTTGTGATTAACCTGTCCGGTCGCGGCGATAAGGACCTAAACACCTATATAGGGTATTTTGGATATTAG
- a CDS encoding phosphoribosylanthranilate isomerase: protein MKNRIQVKICGMKYSENIQAIAALQPDYLGFIFYEKSARYFDAVVPEIAGTVKKTGVFVNASIAVITAKVKQYDLQAVQLHGEESPDFCLALKALPGIEIIKTFSMDSSFDFNVLEAYDMACDYYLFDTKGKLPGGNGFAFDWNILQQYPSSKPFFLSGGIGVADWENISLLLETGLPVYAIDFNSKLETAPGLKNETLCEEAILTINNITT from the coding sequence ATGAAAAACAGGATTCAGGTAAAGATCTGCGGCATGAAATATTCCGAAAACATACAGGCAATTGCAGCGTTACAACCGGACTATCTGGGCTTTATTTTCTATGAAAAATCAGCGCGGTATTTCGATGCCGTTGTTCCGGAAATTGCTGGTACAGTTAAAAAAACCGGTGTATTTGTAAATGCATCAATAGCCGTAATAACGGCAAAAGTGAAGCAATATGATTTACAGGCGGTACAATTGCACGGGGAAGAATCTCCCGACTTCTGTCTGGCACTAAAAGCACTTCCGGGTATTGAAATCATCAAAACATTTTCAATGGATTCCTCTTTTGATTTCAATGTACTCGAAGCTTATGATATGGCATGCGATTACTATTTATTTGATACCAAAGGAAAATTACCCGGCGGAAACGGCTTTGCTTTTGACTGGAACATCCTGCAGCAGTATCCGTCTTCAAAACCATTCTTCCTTAGCGGCGGTATAGGCGTAGCGGATTGGGAAAACATCTCCCTTTTACTGGAAACCGGATTACCGGTTTATGCGATAGATTTCAACAGCAAATTAGAAACGGCACCCGGACTAAAAAACGAAACGCTTTGTGAAGAAGCAATTTTAACGATTAACAATATTACCACATGA
- the trpC gene encoding indole-3-glycerol phosphate synthase TrpC encodes MNILDAIISDKRREVTLKKTIIPVSQLEAAALFERTPLSLSHNLKNSTSGIIAEHKRRSPSKSVINNSFSVEEVVKGYENAGACGISVLTDGKYFGGSLEDLLLARASVNLPLLRKEFIIDEYQILEAKAYGADLILLIAAVLSRAEIKKLSEFAQCLGLEVLLEVHNREELEKAVMPSLNMIGVNNRNLKTFEVSLDYSWQLAAFIPDDFVKVSESGISTVQAVQALQPYGYKGYLIGEKFMKSNDSGKACKDFINQINITV; translated from the coding sequence ATGAACATTTTAGATGCTATTATCAGCGACAAACGCCGCGAAGTGACCTTAAAGAAAACAATAATCCCGGTTTCCCAACTGGAAGCTGCCGCCTTGTTTGAACGCACGCCCCTTTCTTTGAGCCATAATTTAAAAAACAGTACTTCAGGGATAATTGCCGAACACAAGCGGCGGTCGCCTTCAAAGTCGGTTATCAATAACAGCTTTAGTGTTGAAGAAGTCGTTAAAGGTTATGAAAATGCCGGTGCCTGTGGTATTTCCGTTTTGACAGACGGGAAATATTTTGGAGGTTCTTTAGAAGATCTGCTGCTGGCAAGGGCTTCGGTAAACCTTCCTTTATTGCGAAAAGAGTTTATTATTGACGAATATCAGATACTGGAAGCGAAAGCTTATGGCGCCGATCTTATTTTATTGATCGCTGCTGTTTTGTCCAGAGCCGAAATCAAAAAGCTCTCCGAATTTGCCCAGTGTTTAGGATTGGAAGTACTGCTGGAAGTACACAACCGGGAAGAATTGGAAAAAGCGGTGATGCCGAGCCTGAACATGATTGGGGTGAACAACCGTAACCTGAAAACATTTGAGGTGAGCCTGGATTACAGCTGGCAGCTGGCAGCCTTCATTCCGGATGATTTTGTAAAAGTTTCCGAAAGCGGGATCAGTACCGTTCAAGCCGTTCAAGCCCTGCAACCGTATGGTTATAAAGGCTATCTGATTGGTGAAAAATTTATGAAAAGTAATGATTCAGGTAAAGCCTGCAAAGATTTTATAAATCAAATAAATATAACGGTATGA
- the trpD gene encoding anthranilate phosphoribosyltransferase, translating to MKQILNRLINQELLSKEEAKNVLVNISNGLYNPSQIASFLTVYMMRNISIDELAGFREALLELCIPVDFSAYNTIDLCGTGGDGKDTFNISTLASFIVAGTGIKVAKHGNYGVSSISGSSNVMESLGIRFSNDTGFLQHCMEEANISILHAPLFHPAMKNVAPIRKELAVKTFFNMLGPMVNPSFPKNQLVGVFNLELARMYAYLYQNTTINFTILNSLDGYDEISLTGNTKVISKQREQILKPEDFRLQPLKAADIKGGTTIAASAQLFMDIISGKGTVAQNNVVCANAGLAIATVNNLTLQDGYELAKESLNSRKALDSLKKLQRISNN from the coding sequence ATGAAACAAATATTAAACAGATTAATTAATCAGGAGCTGCTTTCGAAAGAAGAAGCAAAAAACGTACTGGTCAATATCTCAAACGGTTTATACAACCCGAGCCAGATTGCCAGTTTTTTAACGGTCTATATGATGCGCAACATCAGTATTGACGAGTTGGCCGGATTTCGGGAAGCCTTATTGGAGCTTTGCATCCCGGTAGATTTCTCCGCATACAACACTATTGATCTGTGCGGAACCGGCGGTGACGGAAAAGATACTTTTAATATTTCCACCCTGGCTTCTTTTATTGTAGCCGGAACGGGAATAAAAGTCGCCAAACACGGAAACTATGGGGTTTCTTCCATTTCCGGTTCCAGCAATGTCATGGAAAGCCTTGGCATCCGTTTTAGTAACGATACCGGTTTTTTACAGCACTGTATGGAAGAAGCAAACATCAGCATCCTGCATGCACCGCTGTTTCATCCGGCTATGAAAAACGTAGCCCCCATTCGCAAGGAACTGGCCGTAAAAACATTTTTTAACATGCTGGGACCAATGGTTAATCCTTCTTTTCCGAAGAATCAGCTGGTTGGGGTCTTTAACCTGGAATTAGCCCGTATGTATGCCTATTTATACCAGAATACCACGATCAATTTTACCATCCTGAACAGCCTCGACGGCTATGATGAGATATCGTTAACCGGTAATACCAAAGTGATTTCCAAACAGCGGGAGCAGATTTTAAAACCGGAAGATTTCCGCTTACAGCCGTTAAAGGCTGCCGACATTAAAGGCGGAACGACTATTGCAGCATCGGCTCAACTGTTTATGGATATTATTTCCGGAAAAGGAACCGTGGCCCAGAATAATGTGGTCTGTGCCAATGCCGGTCTGGCCATTGCAACGGTTAACAATCTTACACTACAGGATGGTTATGAACTGGCTAAGGAAAGCTTAAACAGCAGAAAAGCATTGGATAGCCTGAAAAAATTACAACGTATCAGCAATAATTAA
- a CDS encoding anthranilate synthase component II has protein sequence MKKILVIDNYDSFTYNLVHYLEDLDCEVTVYRNDAFLIEEIKNFDKILLSPGPGIPDEAGLLKEVIRTYASTKSILGVCLGQQAIGEVFGGSLINLEKVYHGVATPVTITVGDESLFNGLPENIEVGRYHSWVVNPDDFPEVLEITSVDDSGQIMSLRHKTFDVRGVQYHPESVLTPEGKTILKNWVNN, from the coding sequence ATGAAAAAGATATTAGTTATAGACAATTACGATAGTTTTACCTACAATCTGGTACATTATCTGGAAGATTTAGACTGTGAAGTAACGGTTTATCGCAACGATGCGTTTCTTATTGAGGAGATCAAAAACTTTGACAAGATCTTACTTTCTCCCGGTCCCGGAATTCCCGATGAAGCAGGTTTGTTAAAAGAAGTGATCCGCACCTATGCGTCTACCAAAAGTATTTTGGGTGTCTGCCTCGGTCAGCAGGCTATCGGAGAAGTCTTTGGCGGAAGCCTGATAAACCTGGAAAAAGTGTATCACGGTGTGGCGACACCGGTGACGATAACGGTTGGCGACGAATCCCTCTTTAACGGTTTACCGGAAAATATTGAAGTGGGCCGTTACCACTCCTGGGTTGTTAATCCTGATGATTTCCCGGAAGTACTGGAAATCACCTCTGTGGACGATAGCGGTCAGATCATGTCGCTGCGCCATAAAACATTCGATGTCCGGGGCGTGCAATACCATCCGGAAAGTGTTCTCACCCCGGAAGGAAAAACCATCCTTAAAAACTGGGTAAATAACTAA